Genomic window (Williamwhitmania sp.):
CGAAGAAATTAAGATGGGACTGGCTACTGTAGAAACTGCCCTAAACAGCGACACCACTTCAGCCATTAGCCTATTGATTGAAGCAGAGAATGCCCTAACCAAGATTGCAAACTACATGCCAAGCCTCGGCATCCTCGCAGAGAGGCTTGCAACCGGATTAATCGAAATTAAGGACATAGCGCAAGAGGTGAGCCGTCACTTCGAACACCAGGAACTAGATCCGGACAGGTTGAAGTATGTGCAGGAGAGACTAGATTTGCTCTATACCTTAATGCAGAAGCATCATTGTCAAACGCAAGAAGAGCTACTTGCCACTTTTCAATCTTTTAAACAAAAGATGGAGAGCATCGACAGCAGCGAAGAGGCACTGCTAAAGGCTCAGCAAGTACTTGACGAAAAGAAAAAGTGCTATTTTGCTGCGGCTCAGAACCTACATGTATCGCGGGAAAAGGTAAAACCAAACTTAGAATCTACAACGGTTGAACTCCTAATGAAGTTAGGTATTCCAAAAACTCAATTTTCCGTTGAAATTATCCTAAGTGAAACACCTACTCCTACCGGTAGCGATAGAGTGAACTTTCTATTTACTGCCAATGCTGACATGCCGATGCAAGAAGTTGGCAAGGTAGCTTCTGGTGGGGAGATTTCACGGTTGATGCTGGCCATAAAAGCACAAATGGCCACGGCATCTGAACTTCCAACCATAGTTTTCGACGAAATAGACACTGGTGTTTCGGGCGAAGTTGCTCACAAAATGGGAGAGATAATTGCCCATATGGCAGAAAATATGCAGGTTATAAACATCACTCATCTGCCGCAAATAGCATCCAAAGGTATGCACCACTGGATTGTTTACAAGGAGAATGAGACATCCAGAACCGTCACCCAGATTAAAAAAATCAATTCAGAAGAAAGAATTGTTGAAATCGCAAAAATGCTCAGTGGACAACAGCTTACTGACGCAGCGATGCAGAACGCCCGGGAGCTATTAAAACCTTAAGAACCAAATCGGCACACTTTTTTTATCGACAAAAAGTGTTGCCAGTTGAACAAAATGAGGTTTAGATTGCTAATGTGTTCTGGTGTATGATAGTATTTCACTAAAAATTCAGAATATGTCCTACAACTTACTTAAAGGGAAGAAAGGTATTATTTTCGGTGCTCTGAACGACCAGAGTATTGCTTGGAAAGTGGCTGAGCGTGCTCATGAAGAGGGTGCCAGCATTATTCTTTCCAATACTGCCGTTGCAATGAGAATGGGTACCGTTGACGAACTTGCCCAAAAGTGTAATTCTATTGTTATTCCGGCCGATGCAACAAACGTTCAGGATATAGAAAATTTAATAAAGCAAGCCATGGAGCATTTCGGAGGGAAGTTCGACTTCATCCTTCACTCCATAGGTATGTCGCCAAACGTTAGAAAAGGTCACACATACGACGACCTTGACTACGGTAATTTCCTGAAGACACTTGATATCTCTGCACTGTCATTCCATAAAATACTTCAGGTTTGCAGAAAACTCGATGCCGTGAATGAATGGGGCTCCATTGTTGCGCTCAGCTACATTGCCGCCCAACGCACTCTATATGGCTATAACGACATGGCCGATGCAAAGTCGCTTCTTGAAAGCATCGCCAGAAGCTTCGGCTACATTTACGGCCGGGAGAAAAAAATTCGTATCAATACCATTTCTCAATCCCCTACTCCAACTACAGCAGGAAGTGGAGTAATGGGTTTTGGCGGCCTTTTGGATTTTTCTGAAAGAATGTCGCCATTGGGAAATGCAACTGCATCGGAATGTGCCGACTACTGTGTAACCCTATTTTCGGACTTAACCAAAAAGGTTACTATGCAGAACTTGTTCAACGACGGTGGATTCAGCAGTATGGGTATGAGCAGGAATGCAATGGAAGTATACAACCGCAGCCTCGACGATTGTAAAGACTGCCAATAGCCCTCTTCTAGGT
Coding sequences:
- the recN gene encoding DNA repair protein RecN is translated as MLKQLKIENFALIDKLEINFEQGLCTITGETGAGKSILLGALSLLLGNRADTSVLKNKEAGCIIEGTFDIESYNLQSFFEENDLDYDDSTIVRRQIANNGKSRAFINEVPVNLQVLKEFALHLIDIHSQHENLNLSDSVFQTKVLDSIAGNQLLLNECVIAYKEFIKAIDHHKMLVEESQRLREEQDYIRFQVDQLQSANLVEGELQELESEIKQLTHAEEIKMGLATVETALNSDTTSAISLLIEAENALTKIANYMPSLGILAERLATGLIEIKDIAQEVSRHFEHQELDPDRLKYVQERLDLLYTLMQKHHCQTQEELLATFQSFKQKMESIDSSEEALLKAQQVLDEKKKCYFAAAQNLHVSREKVKPNLESTTVELLMKLGIPKTQFSVEIILSETPTPTGSDRVNFLFTANADMPMQEVGKVASGGEISRLMLAIKAQMATASELPTIVFDEIDTGVSGEVAHKMGEIIAHMAENMQVINITHLPQIASKGMHHWIVYKENETSRTVTQIKKINSEERIVEIAKMLSGQQLTDAAMQNARELLKP
- a CDS encoding enoyl-ACP reductase, whose amino-acid sequence is MSYNLLKGKKGIIFGALNDQSIAWKVAERAHEEGASIILSNTAVAMRMGTVDELAQKCNSIVIPADATNVQDIENLIKQAMEHFGGKFDFILHSIGMSPNVRKGHTYDDLDYGNFLKTLDISALSFHKILQVCRKLDAVNEWGSIVALSYIAAQRTLYGYNDMADAKSLLESIARSFGYIYGREKKIRINTISQSPTPTTAGSGVMGFGGLLDFSERMSPLGNATASECADYCVTLFSDLTKKVTMQNLFNDGGFSSMGMSRNAMEVYNRSLDDCKDCQ